From Petrotoga mexicana DSM 14811:
TAAGTGTTCAACAAGTTTTTCGATTTTCTTTGCTTCTTCAATAAATTTTGAGTTATTTTTTAAATCAGCTTTCATTAACTCAAAATCTCCTTCGTACAAGAACTCACAAAGCAAGATTGGAAAAGGAGTTAAATCAGTGATTTCGATCTCTTCTTCTCCAATGTTAAACTTTACTATATGCTCCATGGGTATCTCCTCCTCTTTTAGTTGGGTGTTGTTCCTATTACTTTTTATTATACCATAATTAAGAATTATTAAGAAAATTTATTTACATTTTTTTGTATTTATGATTATTAAAAAGATAAAATAATGCTCTAATTGTGGAAATGACTAAAATTTCTTAAGAACTTGTAAAGAATAACTTTAAAATTACTCTGTAAAATTATAAAAAGCAGGCTTACGCCTGCCTTTTCAATTATTATCATTTCTATTGAATTTTTATCTCTTTTCCTTCACCTTTAGCTGTCTCAACTTTTGGTATAGTTAACTTTAAAACTCCATTTTCATATTCAGCTTTGATTTTGTCTTTGTCAACGTACTCTGGAAGTCTTATAGTTCGTTCAATCCTACCAAAATATCTTTCTCTCCTATATACGTTACCTCTTCTTACTTCATCGGATTCTTTCTTTTCTGCGGATATAGTTAATAGATCGTTGTTCAATTTAACTTTTATATCTTTTTTGTTTAAACCAGGTAATTCACACTCTACGATGTAATCTTCGTCAGTTTCATAAACATCCATCTCGCCCCGAGAGGTCGTTCCAAAAGGCAATGATCTAAAGAAATCTTCAAACTCTCTGTTGAAAAAATCAAACGGAGATAACAAATCTTCTCTGTCATCTCTATCGTCTCTTCTTCTTTCTAACATTTGTCATCGCCTCCTTTTTTATTGCTTTTTTCCCATCATTAGAAATTTAAAAACTTGTTTTAGCGCTCCTTTGCCCAGCTCCCCATCCTTATTTTTGTCTATTATTGTTTTCATTATAATTATATATCAGAAAAAATGATTTTGTCAAGAGTGTTTTTGAAAAATGGTAATGATTGTTTTTGATTGACAATAAAAGATTTTTATTGTTATTAAATTTAATAATAATAAAAAATTTAATCACTTGTTATCTATAAGTGATAATTATTTAGGGATCGCTTCTTTAAGATAATTAAATAAGTTAGAGTTAGTCCATCTGAAAAGGTATGAATTAGGATAGGATAGATCAAACTATTTGAAATTTGAAAGGTGTATCCTAAAATCGATCCCATTATGATCCTTCCTGGCAAAAGATTTAAGAATTGCTTTAAGTTTTCCCTACCAAAGAAGAGATTGTTTAAATGGGCAAAAACAAAAATTATTGTTGCTATGATCGTAGCATATTCAATAGAAAAAATTGAACCTGGTAAAAACATTTTTAAATTTCCTTGGATAAATCCTCTATAAAATAATTCTTCGGCAGGGCCTACAACCAACCAAACATGTAATAACATAACTTTATTGTTTTGAAAACTTCCGTAGGGAATCTTCATTAGGTCAGAAAGAGACATCTTTTTCATACTAACTAAAGATCCCAATATTAAAATAAAAGAAATTAGAAGCATAAACAGTCCTTTTTTAAAATTTCCCACTTGAAATCCAGCCTGCTGGAAGTTTATTGGTGAAAGATAAATAAGAAGGATAGAAATCCCGATACTGAATATTCCTAAAATTAAATTTCCCAAATAAATACCTTTTCTTTTTAGAAAAAATCGACCTATTGCATATATTAGTAAATAGTAGATAACAACTAAGATGATAAATTTACTAAAGAGCATATATTCACCAACCTCTGTGTTAGCGCCCCTTCGCCCCGCTCCCCACCCTTTTAAGGAAAGGGACCTGCGGTCCCTTAGACCCGCTCTCTACCCTTCTGAGGAAGGGACCTGCGGTCCCTTAAACCGGAGGGGAGGGCTCCGCCCTGTGACCCTTTTAAGATTAAAAGCTTGATTCTAATTTTTAATTTAAAGGCCCTGTATCTTACTCCTCATTCTTCTAAGGAAGGGACCTGCGGTCCCTTAGACCCACCGAAGGTGTGGAGGGCTCCGCCCTGTGACCCTTTAAAGATCAAAAGCTTATTTTTGAAAACGCTCCCCACCCCAAATGTCTGTATCTTTAATTTAATTATACAATATTAGTATGCTTAATTTTGATCAATATGATTAACAGTTGCTATAGGAATTAAAAGGAAATTTTGATTTATTTGACTTTAGATTTTTTTTAAACTATAATTGGTTGGGGATATTAAATCCTTTCAGAACAGTTGTAAAAAAGAATAGTTCCGTTTCGGAGGAATTAGATGTCAATATATGCTTTAACATCCTTAATAGTCTTCATAATAGTTGTTGTAGGAATGGTTTTTCAGAAAATAGATAGAACGCTTATTGCTATGTTGGGGGCTATTTTTCTATTAGGGGTAGGTGTGTTCCCTAATCAAATTGGTGCAATAAAAGAGTATGTAGATTATAACACCCTCTTATTGTTGCTTGGAATGATGGTGTTTGTTGAAACTTTAAGAAAAACTGGTATATTTACATTCTTAGGCCTCTCTATGTTGAGATTGTTCGGAAATAACACGTATACTTTATTCATCTCTCTAATTTTTTTGGTTGCTTTATTTTCTGGATTTATCGACAACGTTACGACTGTTTTAGTTTTTATTCCAATGACTTTTGCTATTACTGATTCTTTAAATATTAATTATCTACCTTTTGTTTTAGGAGAAATTTTTGCATCGAATATTGGAGGAATGGCAACTATAATTGGTGATCCTCCTAATATAATGATAGCTTCAGCCGCAGGATTTTCTTTTTCAGAATTCGCTTTGGTTATGTACCCAATTGCATTAATAAATCTGGTGTTCATGGATATCCTCTTTATATTCATTTTTAAAAAAGATCTTCAAATCAAATTTGACAAAGATACTATAAAAAGTTTTGATACTTCTCATTTAATTGAAGATAAAAGAAGTTTTTTCCTTTCTATAATCCTTTTTGTAACAGTAATAATTGCTTTTTCGGCTCAACACTTTTTAGGTTTGGAGAGTTCTACTATCGCCATAATAGCAGGGTTCTTTTCTTTACTAATACTAGCACCAAATCAGGTGAGGGATACTTTGAATGAAGTTGAATGGGAAAGCCTTTTGTTCTTTTTTGGTTTATTTCTCATTACAGGGGCGATGGAAGAAACAGGATTGATAGCTGATTTATCCAATGTCATGGTAAAAGTTGCAGGCAATTCAGTAAAATCTTTCTCTATGTTTATTTTACCTGTTGCTAGCTTAATTTCGGGATTCATTGATAATATTCCTTTTACAGCTACTATGATTCCCGTTGTTCAACATTTACAAGTAGTGCAACCCGGTATTTTTAGTGATTTGAGCCCTGTGTGGTATTCCCTCGCAATGGGAGCATGTTTGGGTGGAAATGCAACTTCAATTGGTGCATCTGCAAATATTATTGGACTGGCAATGCTCACGCAGTTTAAGAATAAAACTATCTTGTTCAAAGATTTTGCTAAATACGGATTATTACTTGTATTAGGAAATGTAGTTATCTCAGAAATATATCTATTATTATTGTTTTTCTAGAGACTTTAGGGCGTATTACAAAGTGAACCCACATTCACACTTTCCTTAGAGGGTGGGGAGTAAGGTCGAGGCGTTCTAACAAAGGCCCAACACGACTTACAAGAAAACTATTCAAACAATTAATCTAAAGAAATGGTTTTAAAAAGGGTCACAGGGCGGAGCCCTCCCCTCGGTTTAAGGGACCGCAGGTCCCTATTTAGAGGGTGGGGAGCGGGGTGAAGGGTCCAGAGCTCTTTCCTTAGAGGGTGGGGAGCGGGGCAACGGGGCGCTATGAATAAAGATTCTTAAGACAGTAGTCAATAATACTAAAAGGAGGACTACATTATGAAAACACTTTTATTGAAAAACGGATACATTTATCCTATTTCTAGAGAACCATTTGTTGGTGATATTTTGATAGAAGATGGCATAATCAAGCAAATAGGGGAAAATTTGCAGGTTAAAGCAGAAGAGGTAATAGATGCAACAAATAAGTATATCTTACCGGGATTTATCGATGCACATTCCCATATTGGTTTGTTTGAGGAGGGTGTTGGAGCGGCTTACCAAGACGGAAATGAAGCCACAGACCCAGTTACCCCACAAGTTAGGGCGATTGATGCCTTTTATCCAGAAGACGCTGCCATCAAAAGAGCTCTATCTGGGGGAGTTACAACAGTGATGATAGTGCCAGGTAGTGCAAACCCTATTGGAGGGCAGGGGGCTATATTGAAGTTAAATTCTCAATTAACCGATGAAGCTATTTTAAGAGAACCTGCTGGGCTTAAAATGGCTTTGGGAGAAAATCCTAAAAGAGTATATGGTTCTTACAACAAAACTCCCTCTACTAGGTTAGGAAATGCGGCAGTAATAAGAGATTATTTTACAAAGGTTAGAAACTATATTGAAAAGAAGAAATCTGCAGAAAAAGAAGGGAAAGCTTTTACTGAGACAGATATCAAATTCGAAATTGGCGAGAAAGTTCTAAATAAGCAAATTCCAGCAAGGATTCACGCACACAGAAAAGACGATATTTTAACTGCGATAAGGTTATCTGAAGAATTTGGGTTTGACCTGGTTATTGAACACGCAACAGAGGCTTATAAAATCCCTGATTTTATTAAAGAAAAAAATATTCCATTGATTTTGGGACCTCTACTAGGTTTCAGAACAAAACTGGAAACAAGGGATATGCGGTTTGAGTCGATAAAAATAATTAATGAGAAGGGAATCTTAGCTTCATTGATGTCAGATCACCCAGTAACTCATTTAGAACACGCTTCAATACAAGCAGCTACTGCTTTAAGATATGGTGCCAAAGAAGAAGATTTGCTAAAAATGTTAACATTAAATCCAGCTAAAATTCTAAAGATAGAAAAGCATTTAGGAACGATTGATGAAGACAAAGATGCGGATTTGGTGTTATGGAGCGGTCATCCTTTTGATCCAAGAAGCGTTGTAGAAAAGACATTGATAAATGGAATTGTGGTTTATGAATTATAAAATTATTCACTAATTTTGTTCTAATTGACGATAATTGCCCATTATTGTCTATTTTTGCCTATAATCTACTCTCCAGAGGTTTGAAAAAAATTTCATAGTGAGTTACTATATATAATAGTAGTTATTTTTTAAAGGAGAGTGAAAAAATGAAGGCTATTGTAAAATCCAAACCAGGAAAAGGGTTATCCCTAGTGGAAGTAGAAGAACCAATTTTACAGTCTCCACACGATGTGAAGATTAAGATTTTGAAAGTGTCAATATGTGGGACTGATGTGCATATTTACGAATGGAATGATTGGGCAAAAGACCGAATTAAGCATTTCCCCCAAATCGATGGCCATGAATTTGTTGGAAGAGTAATCGAAGTGGGAAATGAGGTTAAAAACGTTAAATCTGGAGATTTAGTTGTTTCAGACAGCCATATACCTTGTGGTTATTGTTATCAGTGTAGAACAGGTAACATGCATGTATGCCAGAATTTAGAAATCTTAGGAGTGGATAGAGATGGTGTTTTTTCTGAATACACTGTTCTTCCAGATAAAGTTTTGATTAAAATAGACGAAGGCATACCTTTGAAATATGCATCTGTAATGGAACCTTTAGGAAATGCAATTTTTACGACAACCGCAGCCGATTTAAGAGGTAAGGTAGTTTTGATTGCTGGTGCGGGACCTATTGGCGCTATGGCGATAGAAATTGCTAAATTATCCGGAGCAGCTTATATTGTAGTGAGTGAACCTTCTGATTACCGGATCAATATGGCAAAATCATTGGGGGCTGATTTGGTTATAAATCCAAAGGAGAAGTCGGTAGTTGAAGAAGTATTAAAAATAACCTCTGGATTAGGAGCAGATGTCTTTCTTGAAATGTCAGGAAATGAAAACGCTCTGAATGAGGGTATAAAATCATTAAAAAGCACAGGAGTAGCATCTATCTTGGGGGTTTATCCTGAAAGCAAGGTAAAGTTTGAAATGAATACCGCGGTTTTTAAGAATCTTACTATTCATACGATTACTGGAAGAAAGATGTTTGAAACGTGGTATATGGCTTTAAACTGGTTGAAGTACCGTAAATTGGATTTAAGTAAAGTCGTTACACATGAATTCGACTTTGAAAATTTTGAAGAGGCTTTTGAATTGATGGCCAGTGGGAAAAGCGGTAAGATAGTTTTAAACGTTACAAAAGAGGAGGAGGTTTGATTATGGATTTTTATGAACAATTGAAAGAAGATTTGAGAAAACTCGATGATTCTGGTTTACTTATCACCATAAGAACACTTGAAAGTGCACAAGGTGCGTGGATCAATATTAATGGTAAAAAGGTTTTAAATATGTGTTCCAACAATTATTTGGGTTTGGCAAACAACGAAAGGCTAAAAGAAGCTGCTATCAATGCTGTTAAAAGCTGGGGTGTAGGTCCTGGAGCAGTTAGAACAATAGCTGGGACTATGAAAATTCATGATGAATTAGAAGAAAAGCTAGCGGAATTCAAAAAAGTAGAGGCCACTCTCGTTGTCCAATCCGGATTCAACGCTAATCAAGCAGTTATTCCTACTATAACAAATGAGGAAGATGGTATTTTATCAGATGAACTTAATCACGCAAGTATAATAGATGGGGTTAGGTTATCAAAGGCAAAAAGATATATATGGAAACACAAAGACTTAAACTCTTTGGAAGAACAACTTGCTAAAGCTCAAAAAGATAATTGTAGGAGAAAATTAATTATAACTGACGGTGTTTTTAGTATGGATGGAGATATCGCTCCCCTTCCAGGAATTGTGAAACTAGCTAAAAAGTATGAT
This genomic window contains:
- a CDS encoding glycine C-acetyltransferase, with protein sequence MDFYEQLKEDLRKLDDSGLLITIRTLESAQGAWININGKKVLNMCSNNYLGLANNERLKEAAINAVKSWGVGPGAVRTIAGTMKIHDELEEKLAEFKKVEATLVVQSGFNANQAVIPTITNEEDGILSDELNHASIIDGVRLSKAKRYIWKHKDLNSLEEQLAKAQKDNCRRKLIITDGVFSMDGDIAPLPGIVKLAKKYDALVMVDDAHGEGVLGENGRGVADHFNLTDEVDIEIGTLSKAFGVVGGFIAGKKVLIDYLKQQARPFLFSSSLSPAETAAALEATKTLYESNELVKKLWDNAKYFQGKIKEIGYDIGVTETPITPVMIYDEKKTKEFSSKLYEEGIFASSIVYPTVPKGKARIRVMISALHSKEDLDFALNKFEKIGKSFGIL
- a CDS encoding Hsp20/alpha crystallin family protein, encoding MLERRRDDRDDREDLLSPFDFFNREFEDFFRSLPFGTTSRGEMDVYETDEDYIVECELPGLNKKDIKVKLNNDLLTISAEKKESDEVRRGNVYRRERYFGRIERTIRLPEYVDKDKIKAEYENGVLKLTIPKVETAKGEGKEIKIQ
- a CDS encoding amidohydrolase, encoding MKTLLLKNGYIYPISREPFVGDILIEDGIIKQIGENLQVKAEEVIDATNKYILPGFIDAHSHIGLFEEGVGAAYQDGNEATDPVTPQVRAIDAFYPEDAAIKRALSGGVTTVMIVPGSANPIGGQGAILKLNSQLTDEAILREPAGLKMALGENPKRVYGSYNKTPSTRLGNAAVIRDYFTKVRNYIEKKKSAEKEGKAFTETDIKFEIGEKVLNKQIPARIHAHRKDDILTAIRLSEEFGFDLVIEHATEAYKIPDFIKEKNIPLILGPLLGFRTKLETRDMRFESIKIINEKGILASLMSDHPVTHLEHASIQAATALRYGAKEEDLLKMLTLNPAKILKIEKHLGTIDEDKDADLVLWSGHPFDPRSVVEKTLINGIVVYEL
- a CDS encoding SLC13 family permease encodes the protein MSIYALTSLIVFIIVVVGMVFQKIDRTLIAMLGAIFLLGVGVFPNQIGAIKEYVDYNTLLLLLGMMVFVETLRKTGIFTFLGLSMLRLFGNNTYTLFISLIFLVALFSGFIDNVTTVLVFIPMTFAITDSLNINYLPFVLGEIFASNIGGMATIIGDPPNIMIASAAGFSFSEFALVMYPIALINLVFMDILFIFIFKKDLQIKFDKDTIKSFDTSHLIEDKRSFFLSIILFVTVIIAFSAQHFLGLESSTIAIIAGFFSLLILAPNQVRDTLNEVEWESLLFFFGLFLITGAMEETGLIADLSNVMVKVAGNSVKSFSMFILPVASLISGFIDNIPFTATMIPVVQHLQVVQPGIFSDLSPVWYSLAMGACLGGNATSIGASANIIGLAMLTQFKNKTILFKDFAKYGLLLVLGNVVISEIYLLLLFF
- a CDS encoding CPBP family intramembrane glutamic endopeptidase; this encodes MLFSKFIILVVIYYLLIYAIGRFFLKRKGIYLGNLILGIFSIGISILLIYLSPINFQQAGFQVGNFKKGLFMLLISFILILGSLVSMKKMSLSDLMKIPYGSFQNNKVMLLHVWLVVGPAEELFYRGFIQGNLKMFLPGSIFSIEYATIIATIIFVFAHLNNLFFGRENLKQFLNLLPGRIIMGSILGYTFQISNSLIYPILIHTFSDGLTLTYLIILKKRSLNNYHL
- the tdh gene encoding L-threonine 3-dehydrogenase encodes the protein MKAIVKSKPGKGLSLVEVEEPILQSPHDVKIKILKVSICGTDVHIYEWNDWAKDRIKHFPQIDGHEFVGRVIEVGNEVKNVKSGDLVVSDSHIPCGYCYQCRTGNMHVCQNLEILGVDRDGVFSEYTVLPDKVLIKIDEGIPLKYASVMEPLGNAIFTTTAADLRGKVVLIAGAGPIGAMAIEIAKLSGAAYIVVSEPSDYRINMAKSLGADLVINPKEKSVVEEVLKITSGLGADVFLEMSGNENALNEGIKSLKSTGVASILGVYPESKVKFEMNTAVFKNLTIHTITGRKMFETWYMALNWLKYRKLDLSKVVTHEFDFENFEEAFELMASGKSGKIVLNVTKEEEV